One genomic segment of Hymenobacter psoromatis includes these proteins:
- a CDS encoding UDP-2,3-diacylglucosamine diphosphatase, with product MPAALPPARPRKKRPLAVAVVSDVHLGTYGCHAPELLRYLKSIKPKVLVLNGDIVDIWQFSKNYWPASHMRVVRYLAGLAAKGTAIYYLTGNHDELLRKFAGLKLGHFRLANKLVLDLPHGRTWLFHGDVFDVTMRHSRWLAKLGGQGYDLLILINRLVDFLLQKVGRPKVALSKAVKNRVKSAVSLVSDFEQTAANIAADNDYRYVACGHIHQPEIKTLTTPQGEVTYLNSGDWVENLSALEYTAATGWTLYRYADDPRTQPQPGETPDVPDAEELAADAGPAALLEGLLAEFKLK from the coding sequence ATGCCGGCCGCCCTACCCCCCGCCCGCCCGCGCAAGAAGCGCCCTTTAGCCGTGGCTGTGGTCAGCGATGTGCATCTGGGCACCTATGGCTGCCACGCGCCTGAGCTGCTGCGCTACCTCAAGAGCATTAAGCCTAAAGTATTGGTGCTCAACGGCGATATTGTGGATATTTGGCAGTTCTCCAAGAACTACTGGCCGGCCTCGCACATGCGGGTGGTGCGCTACTTGGCCGGGTTGGCGGCCAAGGGCACTGCCATTTATTACCTTACCGGCAACCACGATGAGCTGCTACGCAAGTTCGCGGGGCTGAAGCTGGGGCATTTTCGGCTTGCCAATAAGCTGGTGCTCGACCTGCCCCACGGTCGCACCTGGCTCTTCCACGGCGACGTATTTGACGTGACTATGCGGCACTCGCGCTGGCTGGCCAAGCTCGGCGGCCAGGGCTACGACCTGCTAATTTTGATTAATCGGCTGGTTGACTTTCTGTTGCAGAAAGTAGGTCGGCCCAAGGTGGCGCTTTCTAAAGCCGTAAAAAACCGAGTGAAAAGCGCTGTGAGCCTGGTCAGTGACTTCGAGCAGACGGCCGCTAACATTGCCGCCGACAATGACTATCGCTACGTGGCCTGCGGTCACATTCACCAGCCCGAAATCAAAACCCTGACCACGCCCCAGGGCGAGGTAACGTACTTGAATTCGGGTGATTGGGTCGAAAACCTCAGCGCCCTCGAATACACCGCCGCCACCGGCTGGACTCTCTACCGCTACGCCGATGACCCCCGCACGCAGCCCCAGCCCGGCGAAACCCCCGACGTACCTGATGCCGAGGAGCTGGCCGCCGATGCCGGCCCCGCTGCGTTGCTCGAAGGGCTGCTGGCCGAATTTAAGTTGAAATAG